In Phycisphaerae bacterium, one genomic interval encodes:
- a CDS encoding HIT domain-containing protein: protein MSEYQKNLWAPWRMEYIASLGPNADNGCFLCRAIAAPQADAENHVLWRCPQTLTLLNLFPYSTGHVLVAPTTHVGEPEDLPDAVLLEMMQRARDAKRVLQAAVEAQGFNIGINLGRCAGAGLPGHLHMHVVPRWNGDVNFMSVLGDVKVMPRTLVEVRRLFLEKAAELGLGQAH from the coding sequence ATGTCGGAATACCAGAAGAACCTGTGGGCGCCGTGGCGGATGGAGTACATCGCGAGCCTGGGACCGAACGCGGACAATGGCTGCTTTCTCTGCCGCGCCATCGCGGCCCCACAGGCCGACGCGGAGAACCACGTCCTGTGGCGCTGCCCGCAGACCCTCACCCTGCTGAACCTGTTCCCCTATAGCACCGGCCACGTGCTGGTGGCACCTACCACACACGTCGGTGAGCCGGAGGACCTGCCGGACGCCGTGCTGCTCGAGATGATGCAGCGCGCCCGCGACGCCAAGCGCGTGCTGCAGGCGGCCGTCGAAGCACAGGGGTTCAACATCGGCATCAACCTGGGACGGTGTGCCGGGGCCGGCCTGCCGGGCCACCTGCACATGCACGTGGTACCGCGCTGGAACGGCGACGTGAACTTCATGTCGGTGCTGGGGGACGTGAAGGTCATGCCGCGGACGCTGGTCGAGGTCCGCCGGCTGTTCCTGGAAAAAGCGGCGGAACTGGGCCTGGGACAGGCACACTGA